CGTCCGGATCCCAGACGTAGGCCACGCCGCCCGACATGCCGGCGGCGAAGTTGCGCCCGGTGCCGCCCAGTACGACCACCGTGCCGCCCGTCATGTATTCGCAGCCATGGTCGCCCGTGCCTTCCACCACCGTGGCCGCGCCCGAGTTGCGTACCGCGAAGCGTTCGCCGGCGACGCCGTTGAAGTAAGCCTCGCCCGCCAGCGCGCCGTACATGACGGTGTTGCCGGCGATGATGTGATCCGGACCGAAGCCGCGGAAGTCGTTGGGCGAGCGCACCACGATGCGGCCGCCGGACAAGCCCTTGCCGACGTAGTCGTTGGCTTCGCCGACCAGGTCCAGGGTGATGCCGTGCGCCAGGAAGGCGCCGAAGCTCTGGCCGGCCGTGCCGTTGCACTGGATGTGGATGGTGTCGTCGGGCAGGCCTTCGTGACCGTAGCGCGTCGCCACCGCGCCGGACAGCATGGCGCCGATGGTGCGGTTGCGGTTGCGCACCGGTACGATGAACGACACCTTTTCGCCACGCTCCAGCGCCGGCTTGCTGCGTTCGATCAGTTGATGATCCAGCGCGCCGGCAAGGCCGTGGTCCTGCGTTTCGGTCTGGCGCACCGGGCCATCGGACGGCGCCTGGTAGAACACGCGGGTGAAGTCCAGGCCGCTGGCCTTCCAGTGTTCGATGCCGACACGGGTGTCCAGCAGGTCGCTGCGGCCGATCAGTTCGTCGAACTTGCGGATACCCAGCTGCGCCATGATTTCGCGCACTTCCTCGGCGACGAAGAAGAAGTAATTGACGACGTGCTCGGGCTTGCCCTGGAACTTCTTGCGCAGCACCGGATCCTGCGTGGCCACGCCCACCGGGCAGGTGTTCAGGTGGCACTTGCGCATCATGATGCAGCCCTCCACGACCAGCGGCGCGGTGGCGAAGCCGAATTCGTCGGCGCCCAGCAGCGCGCCGATCACGACGTCGCGGCCGGTCTTCATCTGGCCGTCGGCCTGCACGCGGATGCGGCTGCGCAGGCGGTTCAGCACCAGGGTCTGCTGGGTTTCGGCCAGGCCGAGTTCCCACGGCGTGCCGACCTGCTTGATCGACGATACCGGCGAAGCCCCCGTGCCGCCGTCATGGCCGGCGATCACGACGTGATCGGCCTTGGCCTTGGCGACGCCCGCGGCGACCGTGCCCACGCCGACTTCGGACACCAGCTTGACCGAGATCGACGAACGCGAGTTGACGTTCTTCAGGTCGTGGATCAGTTGCGCCAGGTCTTCGATGGAATAGATGTCGTGGTGCGGCGGCGGCGAGATCAGGCCCACGCCGGGCACCGAATAACGCAGCTTGGCGATGTATTCGGACACCTTGTGGCCGGGCAGCTGGCCGCCTTCGCCGGGCTTGGCGCCCTGCGCCATCTTGATCTGGATCTGGTCGGCGCTGCTCAGGTATTCGGCGCTGACGCCGAAGCGGCCCGAGGCCACCTGCTTGATCTTCGAGCGCAGCGAATCGCCGGCCTTCAGCGCCACGTCGGCTTCGACGCGGTCGCCGCCCAGCACGGATGCCAGCGTGTCGCCGTCCTTGACGCCGCTCTTGCCGTCGCGCAGTTCGGCGCGGTAGCGCAGTTCGTCCTCGCCGCCTTCGCCGGTGTTGGATTTGCCGCCGATGCGGTTCATGGCCACGGCCAGCACCGAGTGCGCTTCGGTGGAAATCGAACCCAGGGACATCGCGCCGGTGGCGAAGCGTTTGACGATGTCCTTGGCGGATTCGACCTCTTCCAGCGGAATCGCGCGCGTCGGATCGAAGCGGAACTCGAACAGGCCGCGCAGCGTCATGTGGCGGCGGCTCTGGTCGTTGATGATCTGCGCGTATTCCTTGTAGGTGCGGTAGTTGTTGGCGCGCGTGGCATGCTGCAGCTTGGCGATGGAGTCCGGCGTCCACATGTGTTCTTCACCGCGCACGCGATAGGCGTATTCGCCGCCCGCGTCCAGGTCGCCGGCCAGTACCGGATCCTGGCTGAAGGCCGCGCGATGCAGGCGCAGGGCTTCTTCCGCCACTTCGAAGATGCCGATGCCTTCCACCGTGCTGGCCGTGCCGGTGAAGTACTTCTCCACCAGCGTGCTCTGCAGGCCGACGGCTTCGAAGATCTGCGCGCCGGTGTAGGACATGTAGGTCGAGATGCCCATCTTGGACATGACCTTGTTCAGGCCCTTGCCGATGGCCTTGATGTAGTTCTTGACCGCCTTTTCCGGGTCGGCCATCTTTTCCAGCGATTCCAGCGCCAGGTAGGGATGGATGGCTTCGGCGCCGTACCCGCCCAGCAGGGCGAAATGGTGCACTTCGCGCGCGGAGCCGGTCTCGACGACCAGGCCGGTATTGGTGCGCAGGCCGGCGCGGATCAGGTGCTGGTGGATGGCGGACGTGGCCAGCAGCGCCGGAATGGCGACGCGCTCGCCGTCCACGCGGCGGTCCGACACGATCAGGATATTGAAGCCGCTGCGCACCGCGTCGACGGCGCGCGCGCACAGGGCCGCCACGCGGGCCTCGATGCCTTCGCGACCCCAGGCAGCGGGATAGGTGATGTCCAGTTCCAGGCTGCGGAACTTGAGGCCCGTCACCTGTTCAATGTCGCGGATCTGCGCCATGGCGGCGAAATCCAGCACCGGTTGCGCGACTTCCAGGCGCAAGGGCGGATTGACGTTGTTGATGTCCAGCAGATTGGGCTTGGGTCCGATGAAGGACACGAGCGACATCACCAGTTGTTCGCGGATCGGGTCGATCGGCGGGTTGGTGACCTGCGCGAACAGCTGGCGGAAGTAGTTGTAGAACGGCTTGGGTCGGTTCGACAGCACGGCCAGCGGCGCGTCGTTGCCCATGGAGCCGATGGCTTCCTCGCCGGTGGTGGCCATGGGCTCCAGGATGAACTTGTAGTCTTCCTGGGTCCAGCCGAAGGCCTGCTGGCGGTCCAGCAGCGACGCGGCGGGCGTCGGCAGGTCGGCGGGCTGCTTGGGCGCGGGCAGCGTTTCCAGCTTGACGCGCAGGCGCTCGATCCACTGGCGATAGGGACGCGAGTTGGCCAGTTGCGACTTGATCTCGACGTCGTCGATGATGCGGCCCTGTTCCAGGTCGATCAGGAACATCTTGCCCGGTTGCAGGCGCCATTTCTTGACGATGCGGTTTTCCGGGATGGGCAGGGTGCCGGCTTCCGACGCCATGATGACCATGTCGTCGTCGGTGACCAGGTAGCGCGCCGGACGCAGGCCGTTGCGGTCCAGCGTGGCACCGATCTGGCGGCCATCGGTGAACGCCACGGCGGCCGGGCCGTCCCACGGCTCCATCATGGCGGCGTGGTATTCATAGAAAGCACGGCGGCTTTCGTCCATCTGCGTGTGCTGTTCCCAGGCTTCCGGGATCATCATCATCATCGCGTGGGCCAGGGAATAGCCGGAATTCACCAGCAGTTCCAGGCAGTTGTCGAAGGTCGCGGTATCCGACTGGCCTTCGTACACGATGGGGTAGAGCTTGGGCAGGTCGTCGCCCAGCACGGCCGACTGCATCATGCCTTCGCGCGCGCGCAGCCAGTTGAAGTTGCCCTTGACCGTATTGATTTCGCCGTTGTGCGCGATCATGCGGTACGGG
This genomic interval from Bordetella genomosp. 8 contains the following:
- a CDS encoding glutamate synthase-related protein; the encoded protein is MTVPTPSDACRPAPARPIDATRIGLPAAQGLYDPRNEHDACGVGFVAHIKGRKSHAIIQQGLKILENLDHRGAVGADKLMGDGAGILIQIPDALYREELAQAGVTLPPPGEYGVAMVFLPKETASRLACEQELERAVRAEGQVVLGWRDVPVDVDMPMSPAVRELEPVIRQLFIGRGADVMVPDALERKLYVIRKTASHAIQNMRLAHGKEYFVPSASVRTVVYKGLLLADQVGRYYRDLADTRTISALALVHQRFSTNTFPAWPLAHPYRMIAHNGEINTVKGNFNWLRAREGMMQSAVLGDDLPKLYPIVYEGQSDTATFDNCLELLVNSGYSLAHAMMMMIPEAWEQHTQMDESRRAFYEYHAAMMEPWDGPAAVAFTDGRQIGATLDRNGLRPARYLVTDDDMVIMASEAGTLPIPENRIVKKWRLQPGKMFLIDLEQGRIIDDVEIKSQLANSRPYRQWIERLRVKLETLPAPKQPADLPTPAASLLDRQQAFGWTQEDYKFILEPMATTGEEAIGSMGNDAPLAVLSNRPKPFYNYFRQLFAQVTNPPIDPIREQLVMSLVSFIGPKPNLLDINNVNPPLRLEVAQPVLDFAAMAQIRDIEQVTGLKFRSLELDITYPAAWGREGIEARVAALCARAVDAVRSGFNILIVSDRRVDGERVAIPALLATSAIHQHLIRAGLRTNTGLVVETGSAREVHHFALLGGYGAEAIHPYLALESLEKMADPEKAVKNYIKAIGKGLNKVMSKMGISTYMSYTGAQIFEAVGLQSTLVEKYFTGTASTVEGIGIFEVAEEALRLHRAAFSQDPVLAGDLDAGGEYAYRVRGEEHMWTPDSIAKLQHATRANNYRTYKEYAQIINDQSRRHMTLRGLFEFRFDPTRAIPLEEVESAKDIVKRFATGAMSLGSISTEAHSVLAVAMNRIGGKSNTGEGGEDELRYRAELRDGKSGVKDGDTLASVLGGDRVEADVALKAGDSLRSKIKQVASGRFGVSAEYLSSADQIQIKMAQGAKPGEGGQLPGHKVSEYIAKLRYSVPGVGLISPPPHHDIYSIEDLAQLIHDLKNVNSRSSISVKLVSEVGVGTVAAGVAKAKADHVVIAGHDGGTGASPVSSIKQVGTPWELGLAETQQTLVLNRLRSRIRVQADGQMKTGRDVVIGALLGADEFGFATAPLVVEGCIMMRKCHLNTCPVGVATQDPVLRKKFQGKPEHVVNYFFFVAEEVREIMAQLGIRKFDELIGRSDLLDTRVGIEHWKASGLDFTRVFYQAPSDGPVRQTETQDHGLAGALDHQLIERSKPALERGEKVSFIVPVRNRNRTIGAMLSGAVATRYGHEGLPDDTIHIQCNGTAGQSFGAFLAHGITLDLVGEANDYVGKGLSGGRIVVRSPNDFRGFGPDHIIAGNTVMYGALAGEAYFNGVAGERFAVRNSGAATVVEGTGDHGCEYMTGGTVVVLGGTGRNFAAGMSGGVAYVWDPDGSFRNRCNLSMVELESVLPHAEQQSLNNIDVWHSAQRGGERETDEAILRRLIEDHFRYTGSFQARDILGNWEAARGKFVKVMPTDYRRALGEMWRAANPQKMAA